In Candidatus Roseilinea sp., one DNA window encodes the following:
- a CDS encoding UDP-N-acetyl-D-mannosaminuronic acid transferase gives MRPTLDVWPWPSQHASAPAVHLLGVRVHILPLVGLIAHITACATSDCRMIVAYVNAHGLNLAHEQPALREFFNDIATVVFCDGFGVRWGARLAGLPTPYRYTPPDWIGELCTACVNHRLSLYLLGGQPGIAERAADVLRRQYTSLAIAGVHHGHFDKRPNSHENCDVLAKIEAVRPDILLVGFGMPAQEYWLRDNWDRMPHVKVAITVGALFDYVSGNARRAPRWMTDHGLEWLGRLLAEPGRLWRRYLIGNPLFLARVLRQRLGRRPRRE, from the coding sequence ATGCGCCCCACCCTTGACGTATGGCCTTGGCCTTCGCAGCATGCCAGCGCGCCGGCCGTCCATCTGCTCGGCGTGCGCGTGCACATCTTGCCCTTGGTTGGGCTGATCGCACACATCACGGCTTGCGCGACGTCGGATTGCCGGATGATCGTTGCCTACGTGAACGCGCATGGATTGAACCTGGCCCACGAGCAGCCGGCGCTGCGCGAATTCTTCAACGACATTGCGACGGTGGTGTTCTGCGATGGATTCGGTGTGCGCTGGGGCGCGCGGCTGGCCGGCTTGCCTACGCCCTATCGCTACACGCCGCCAGACTGGATCGGCGAGCTATGCACCGCATGCGTCAATCATCGGCTGTCGTTGTATTTGCTAGGAGGCCAGCCAGGCATTGCAGAACGGGCGGCAGATGTGCTGAGGCGTCAATATACTAGCCTCGCAATCGCCGGTGTGCACCACGGACATTTCGATAAACGCCCGAACAGCCATGAGAATTGCGACGTACTGGCAAAGATCGAAGCCGTTCGTCCCGACATCTTACTGGTGGGCTTTGGCATGCCGGCGCAAGAGTACTGGCTGCGCGATAACTGGGATCGTATGCCGCATGTGAAGGTCGCGATCACCGTCGGCGCGCTCTTTGACTACGTTAGCGGCAATGCTCGGCGCGCCCCACGTTGGATGACCGATCATGGCTTGGAATGGCTCGGGCGCTTGTTGGCCGAGCCAGGGCGACTGTGGCGTCGCTACTTGATCGGCAATCCACTCTTTCTGGCCCGCGTGCTGCGCCAACGGCTGGGGCGACGACCGCGTCGCGAGTGA
- the glk gene encoding glucokinase: MNILAGDVGGTKTILAIFSRTQGLHDPIVEATFVSANYPDLESIVKEFLSKTDLRVEQAAFGVAGPVLNGVARITNLPWVMDETKLGEALGLRGVKLINDLEAIANAVPVLETEDGVPLNDVQPAPGGAIGVIAPGTGLGEAFLLWVNGGYRAFPSEGGHNDFAPSNELESELLRYLQRKFGRASYERVCSGIGIPNVYQFLRDCAYIQESPWVAEQLAAAKDPTPVIVSNALTEPPDPLCARVMDIFTSVLAAKAGNLALTVIATGGIYLGGGIPPRILPLLQRESFMNTFRYKGRLSGLMERIPVRVIMNSKAGLLGAARVAAGIDN; this comes from the coding sequence ATGAACATCCTGGCCGGTGACGTCGGCGGCACCAAGACCATCCTGGCGATCTTTTCGCGCACGCAGGGGCTGCACGACCCGATCGTCGAGGCGACTTTCGTCAGCGCGAACTATCCCGACCTCGAATCCATCGTTAAGGAGTTTCTAAGCAAGACCGATCTACGCGTGGAACAGGCTGCCTTCGGCGTGGCCGGCCCGGTGTTGAACGGCGTGGCGCGCATCACCAACTTGCCCTGGGTGATGGACGAGACGAAGCTGGGCGAAGCGCTGGGGCTGCGCGGCGTGAAGTTGATCAACGACCTCGAGGCCATTGCCAACGCTGTGCCTGTGTTGGAAACAGAGGATGGGGTGCCGTTGAATGACGTACAGCCGGCGCCTGGAGGTGCTATCGGCGTAATCGCGCCGGGCACCGGACTGGGTGAAGCGTTCTTGCTCTGGGTGAACGGCGGTTATCGGGCCTTCCCTTCCGAGGGTGGCCACAATGACTTTGCGCCCAGTAACGAACTCGAGAGCGAGCTGCTGCGCTACCTGCAGCGCAAATTCGGCCGGGCCAGCTATGAACGCGTGTGTTCCGGCATCGGCATTCCCAACGTGTATCAGTTCCTGCGCGATTGCGCCTACATTCAGGAATCGCCCTGGGTCGCCGAGCAACTGGCCGCGGCCAAGGATCCGACGCCGGTGATCGTGTCCAACGCGCTGACCGAGCCGCCCGACCCGCTGTGCGCGCGCGTGATGGACATCTTCACCTCGGTGCTGGCGGCCAAAGCAGGCAATCTGGCGCTGACGGTGATTGCGACCGGCGGCATCTACCTCGGTGGTGGCATCCCACCACGCATCCTGCCGTTGCTGCAACGCGAATCGTTCATGAACACTTTCCGCTACAAAGGGCGCTTGTCGGGGTTGATGGAGCGCATTCCGGTGCGCGTTATCATGAACAGCAAGGCAGGCTTATTGGGCGCAGCACGCGTGGCCGCTGGAATTGATAATTGA
- a CDS encoding ribulose-phosphate 3-epimerase — translation MKLAPSIYTADFARLGEQVKAAEDAGADWIHLDVMDGMLVPNITFGPAVCEAVRRSTSLPCEAHLMVQAPQRFFDDYKAAGMQRIIVHVEACPHLYSTIQALRKLDLQVGITLNPLTPLSAIEEALPLVDLVLIMSVEPGFGGQAYIPGATHRIRRMREMLNAVNPNAELEVDGGVNVHTIREVRDAGASIAVVGSAVYSPKHGVAEGMAALRRALSGEP, via the coding sequence ATGAAACTCGCACCTTCGATCTACACAGCAGACTTCGCGCGGCTGGGCGAACAGGTCAAAGCTGCCGAGGACGCAGGCGCCGATTGGATTCATCTCGACGTGATGGATGGCATGCTCGTGCCCAACATCACGTTCGGGCCGGCCGTCTGCGAAGCCGTGCGACGGAGCACATCCCTGCCCTGCGAGGCGCACCTGATGGTGCAAGCGCCGCAGCGCTTCTTCGACGATTACAAGGCAGCCGGCATGCAGCGCATCATCGTGCATGTCGAAGCCTGCCCGCACCTCTATTCGACGATTCAGGCGCTGCGCAAGCTCGATTTACAAGTCGGCATCACGCTCAACCCGCTCACCCCGCTCAGCGCAATCGAAGAGGCGTTGCCGCTGGTAGACCTCGTGCTGATCATGTCGGTGGAACCGGGCTTCGGCGGCCAGGCATACATCCCCGGCGCAACCCACCGCATCCGCCGCATGCGCGAGATGTTGAACGCAGTCAACCCGAACGCCGAGTTGGAAGTGGATGGCGGCGTGAACGTGCATACCATCCGCGAAGTGCGCGACGCCGGCGCGAGCATCGCCGTCGTCGGCTCGGCCGTATATTCGCCCAAGCACGGCGTAGCCGAGGGAATGGCAGCGCTGCGCAGAGCGCTGAGCGGTGAGCCGTGA
- a CDS encoding xylose isomerase: MNGLDLVELAAQHGMTSVECPLTILPDHTEAGMDRFGALLQSKGMTYVLDLPVLEVEQARVWLPLAKRAGARVVRCMVSDFLEGARATYAPDWNAHMREMIAKLLAVRPLLDELDMVLAIENHQDVNSDDLLVLCQAGGPRVGVTLDVVNPLAVAEEPYEFARRLGARIFNVHIKDYTIHPTPSGYNLVRASIGEGCIDWRAMLTLLREIAPGATWHIELAALNARHIRLYEDQWWRGYPPRDIRSMLALFRFLARHMQPADAPWQTPWELGAPAEECERYERDQLERTVRYLKTELADLVGV; encoded by the coding sequence ATGAACGGCCTCGACCTGGTCGAGCTGGCGGCGCAGCATGGTATGACCAGCGTCGAATGCCCACTCACCATCCTCCCGGATCATACGGAAGCCGGCATGGATCGTTTCGGTGCGTTGTTGCAATCGAAGGGGATGACCTATGTGCTCGACCTGCCGGTGCTGGAAGTGGAGCAGGCGCGCGTCTGGCTGCCGCTGGCCAAGCGCGCCGGCGCACGTGTGGTGCGCTGTATGGTCAGCGATTTTCTCGAGGGCGCGCGCGCCACGTATGCGCCGGATTGGAATGCCCACATGCGCGAGATGATTGCGAAACTGCTGGCCGTGCGCCCGCTGCTCGATGAACTGGACATGGTGCTGGCCATCGAGAATCATCAAGACGTCAACTCAGACGATCTGCTGGTGTTGTGCCAGGCCGGTGGGCCGCGCGTGGGTGTCACGCTCGATGTAGTGAACCCGCTGGCGGTGGCCGAGGAGCCGTATGAGTTCGCGCGCCGATTGGGCGCGCGCATCTTCAACGTCCACATCAAGGATTACACCATCCATCCCACGCCCAGCGGTTACAACCTGGTGCGCGCCAGCATCGGTGAGGGGTGTATTGACTGGCGCGCTATGCTGACGCTGCTGCGCGAGATCGCCCCAGGCGCGACATGGCACATTGAGCTGGCGGCGTTGAATGCGCGTCATATCCGGCTGTATGAGGATCAATGGTGGCGGGGCTATCCGCCGCGCGACATCCGCAGCATGCTGGCGTTGTTCCGCTTTCTCGCCCGGCATATGCAGCCGGCCGACGCACCATGGCAGACGCCTTGGGAACTCGGTGCACCCGCCGAAGAATGCGAGCGCTATGAGCGCGACCAGCTCGAACGCACGGTGCGTTATCTCAAGACGGAGCTTGCCGATCTAGTCGGTGTGTGA
- a CDS encoding oxidoreductase: MSLLTHGTRVVMPAPYTITIETYDVPAPAHGQVLVECEASAISAGTELAVYTGVHQWLNDPTRAWPKWPFTPGYSGVGRIIAVGDGVTRFNIGDRVVWPSRHETHAIVDVEQPHALVFPIAEHVPAQVAAFAVLARFPLSALVQSDQIIGRCVAVMGLGTIGQIALRLYAAAGAYPLIGIDGVGSRRALAEKVHGVVTFAPEDPQLKDRLRASNFGQLPDIVVDATGFPNAVKTAMNIVTDGGRVVMVGSPRGIAGDVDFYWDLHGRSITLIGAHGSAIGWEPREKFPYTVPRAMRLLIALLESGRLRLEEIVSHFAHAHEAKAMYDGLLNDKEQYHAVALRWQTQ, translated from the coding sequence ATGTCTCTTTTGACCCACGGAACGCGGGTGGTGATGCCTGCGCCTTACACGATTACTATCGAGACATACGATGTACCGGCGCCGGCGCATGGCCAGGTGCTGGTCGAATGCGAAGCCAGCGCCATCAGCGCCGGCACCGAATTGGCTGTTTACACCGGGGTACACCAGTGGCTGAACGACCCGACGCGGGCGTGGCCCAAGTGGCCGTTCACGCCCGGCTACAGCGGGGTAGGGCGGATCATCGCCGTCGGCGATGGCGTGACGCGCTTCAACATCGGCGACCGCGTCGTCTGGCCCAGCCGGCATGAGACGCATGCCATCGTGGATGTGGAGCAGCCGCATGCTTTGGTCTTCCCCATCGCCGAGCATGTGCCGGCGCAGGTTGCCGCCTTCGCCGTGCTGGCGCGCTTTCCGCTGTCGGCGCTCGTGCAGAGCGACCAGATCATCGGACGATGCGTCGCCGTCATGGGCCTGGGCACGATCGGCCAGATCGCGCTGCGACTCTACGCCGCTGCCGGCGCTTACCCGCTCATCGGCATAGACGGCGTCGGGAGTCGGCGCGCGCTGGCAGAGAAGGTGCATGGCGTCGTGACCTTTGCGCCCGAGGATCCCCAACTCAAGGATAGGCTGCGGGCGTCTAATTTCGGTCAGTTGCCGGACATCGTGGTGGATGCGACCGGCTTTCCGAACGCGGTGAAGACGGCGATGAACATCGTGACCGACGGCGGGCGCGTGGTGATGGTGGGCAGCCCGCGCGGCATCGCCGGCGACGTGGACTTCTACTGGGATCTCCATGGCCGCTCGATCACGCTGATCGGCGCGCACGGCAGCGCCATCGGCTGGGAGCCACGCGAGAAGTTCCCCTATACCGTGCCGCGCGCGATGCGCCTGCTTATCGCTTTGTTGGAGAGCGGCCGACTGAGGCTCGAAGAGATCGTCTCGCATTTTGCACATGCCCACGAGGCCAAAGCGATGTATGACGGCCTGCTCAACGACAAGGAGCAGTATCACGCCGTGGCGCTGCGGTGGCAGACTCAGTAG